TTGATGGAATTCATCTCGGTCATTTGTCTCTTATTAAGAGAGTGAAAGAAGTATCGAAAGAAAAAAATCTTCCGTCCATACTCGTGACCTATTATCCGAATCCAGCCATTGTGCTCGGAAAAAATAAAACTCTAAGACCTGTTTATAGTGAAGATATTAAAAAAGAAATCATCGAAACATTTTCCGTTGATATGCTTCTTACGATTCCATTCACTCACGAATTTTCTACAATGCACGCCTATGAATTCACAAAGAACATTTTAGTCGATAAGTTGAAGCCGCATCATATCATCATTGGGTTCAATCATTTTTTTGGAAAAGGTAGACAAGGGGACTTTGTATTCTTGCAATCTCATGCGGAAGAATTTGATTTTAGTGTAGAGAAAATAGATCAGGTCTATTCTAAAGAAGAGCCAGTCTCTAGCTCTAAGATCAGAGCCTGCATTCAAAATGGAGAAGTTGCCAAAGCACGAGAACTTTTAACTAGGCCTGTCATCATTCGAGGTAAAGTCGTCGAAGGATTTAAGCGTGGAAGACAAATAGGTTTTCCGACGGCTAATATCCAATTATCCGGAGAAAGTCAAATTCCACCCGAAGGAGTTTATGCGGTTTACATCGTATTAGACGGCAAGCAGCACAAGGCGATGTTGAATATAGGAAAAAATCCTACCTTTGGAAATCAAGAACAAAGCATAGAGGCTCATATCTTTGATTTCAACTCGGATATCTATGGCAAAACAATTGATTGTTGGTTTATCGACCGTATCCGCGAAGAAAAAAAGTTTAGTGGAATCGAAGAGTTAAAGCGCCAACTTTCGTTAGACGCCGTTACAGTGAAAGGGATATTAGGCTAATATCAATGAGCCTCATCCCAGTTTTCGCCGAAATTACCCTGGGCGATAATTGGGACTTTTAGTTTAAGGGCTGATTCCATTTCTTTTTTTGCTAATTCATAAACCTGATCTTTTTCTTTTTTAAGAACTTCAAACACTAATTCATCATGGACTTGCATGATAAGTTTTGATTTTAGTTTTTTCTTTTCGAGTTTATCATGAATAGAAAGCATTGCAATCTTAATCATATCAGCGCTCGTTCCCTGAATGGGGCTATTGATTGCTATCCGCTTTCCCCCTTCTTGCTCTTGTCTGCGGGATGATTTTATTTCTGGAATATAACGTCTGCGACCTGTAATCGTTTCTACATAACCTTTCTCTTCGCAGCTTGCGCAAATATCTTCCATGTATTTCTTAACGCCGGGGAATTGATAAAAGTATTTGTCGATAAACATTCCTGCTTCTTGTCTGGATACTTTTAGATTTTGACTAAGACCGTAAGCGGTTACTCCGTATATGACAGAGAAATTTACAATCTTTGCTTTGTTTCTCATTTCGGGAGTTACTTCTTTTGCAGATACTCCGAATAAGGCTTGTGCTGTTTCATTGTGAATGTCTGCATTTTTTTTGTAAGCAGCTATCATATTCTTATCGTCAGCAAAATGCGCCATGATTCTTAATTCAATTTGAGAGTAGTCAAGGCTAAGTAGGAGATAATCTTTATTTTCCGGTATAAATCCTTTTCTAATCAATTTCCCTTCTTCGTCTTTGATTGGAATATTTTGTAGGTTCGGATCTGTAGAGGAAAGTCTACCTGTAGCGGCTATCGTTTGATTATAACTAGTGTGAATTCTCTTTGTCTTTGGATGAATCAAAGCAGGGAGTGTGTCAATATAAGTAGATTTTAATTTGCTATACTTTCTATGCTCAAGCAAATCATCAATGATTGGATGCATTCCGAGTAAACTTTCTAATACACTGTGGTCTGTCGAATAACCAGTTTGTGTTTTCTTTTCAGCGGGCAATTTTAAGTCTTCGAACAAAACCTTTTGTAGTTCTTTTGTGGATGCAATGTTGAAAGTTTTATCTGCATGAATATGAATTCTCTTTTCTAGTTTCTCTATTTCTTTTTGAAACTTAGTAGATAGAGTTTTGAAATAAGGAGCGTCAATCGCAATCCCTTTCATTTCCATTTCCATAAGCACAGGCATAAGAGGCATTTCCATTTTATAGAATGTGTCTTCTGCTCCACTCGTCTTTAATTCTTTTTTTAGAGTATTATAAAGTCTTAGCGTTATATCAGCATCTTCTGCTGCGTATTCTGTTACTCTATCTGGATCAACATTGAAGAGTTCTTGTTTTTTCTTTCCTGTTCCAACTAATTCTTCATAAGTAATTGTTTTATATTCCAAGTAGTCTTCTGCTAGATCATCCATTCCATGTCTTCTTGAGCCGGGCTGAATACAATAACTCGCAAGCATTGTATCG
This Leptospiraceae bacterium DNA region includes the following protein-coding sequences:
- a CDS encoding bifunctional riboflavin kinase/FAD synthetase, producing MKVLNSIEEIGDEVNRGSVITLGNFDGIHLGHLSLIKRVKEVSKEKNLPSILVTYYPNPAIVLGKNKTLRPVYSEDIKKEIIETFSVDMLLTIPFTHEFSTMHAYEFTKNILVDKLKPHHIIIGFNHFFGKGRQGDFVFLQSHAEEFDFSVEKIDQVYSKEEPVSSSKIRACIQNGEVAKARELLTRPVIIRGKVVEGFKRGRQIGFPTANIQLSGESQIPPEGVYAVYIVLDGKQHKAMLNIGKNPTFGNQEQSIEAHIFDFNSDIYGKTIDCWFIDRIREEKKFSGIEELKRQLSLDAVTVKGILG
- the polA gene encoding DNA polymerase I encodes the protein MKLIIIDGHAFVFRAYFAFQTANLTNSITGKPSGAVFGFFKMLFKIINDFKPTHIAMPFDPGTPLERSQVFEAYKAQRKPMPEDLKPQISEVIDITRELGFPVMQMKGHEADDIIGTLCKKFGNKKNEILIFSGDKDLYQTLNPNVRMYRGTKGATEFTEIDEKWVMENIGITPEQVVDYMGIVGDSSDNIPGVSGIGEKGAAKLIAEYKNLEGIYKNLENIKNPSLKEKLIKNKENAFLSKNLATLRCDLEVDFKPDDLILPKYLDADKIMHFKTRGYNRLYSDLAKQAGIKLTATIKTEDASSTKEEPVADTTNNAKGKYTRIQTEAELIKLVKDFQKSKLFCVDTETTSVDPMLAELLGIALSREEGTGFYIPIAYSQSLFAGNCLPLDTVVTHIKPLLENAKIEKVGQNIKYDMIVLRNHGIEVENVTFDTMLASYCIQPGSRRHGMDDLAEDYLEYKTITYEELVGTGKKKQELFNVDPDRVTEYAAEDADITLRLYNTLKKELKTSGAEDTFYKMEMPLMPVLMEMEMKGIAIDAPYFKTLSTKFQKEIEKLEKRIHIHADKTFNIASTKELQKVLFEDLKLPAEKKTQTGYSTDHSVLESLLGMHPIIDDLLEHRKYSKLKSTYIDTLPALIHPKTKRIHTSYNQTIAATGRLSSTDPNLQNIPIKDEEGKLIRKGFIPENKDYLLLSLDYSQIELRIMAHFADDKNMIAAYKKNADIHNETAQALFGVSAKEVTPEMRNKAKIVNFSVIYGVTAYGLSQNLKVSRQEAGMFIDKYFYQFPGVKKYMEDICASCEEKGYVETITGRRRYIPEIKSSRRQEQEGGKRIAINSPIQGTSADMIKIAMLSIHDKLEKKKLKSKLIMQVHDELVFEVLKKEKDQVYELAKKEMESALKLKVPIIAQGNFGENWDEAH